A genomic region of Myxococcaceae bacterium contains the following coding sequences:
- a CDS encoding serine/threonine protein kinase, with protein MDRYEIDGFTGQVCKTGVFLAKDKKFGKQVVLKLFCHLGPMNRDSLLHTGAQLQALHHSHVVQFLDCGVDEEANVYYVQEYLDGKPLNELVPSGQGLSFEEAWPIVSKLADALQAVHSLGVLHLDLKPANILMVKGEPKIIDFGALKSEEGFFQGTPGYVAPEIIRGEIATVRSDIYSFGALLAYMLTGQKLYSGDSPSHILAHQLNYEAACFSNEPLGVVIARATRMNPNRRYASIEEMQKPLALYAHERGLSQKERSENLVQSTFGRCVMGALILATIGIYYFLLSSI; from the coding sequence ATGGATCGATATGAGATAGATGGATTCACCGGTCAGGTGTGCAAAACAGGGGTTTTTCTAGCCAAAGACAAGAAGTTCGGGAAACAAGTTGTTCTGAAGCTATTTTGCCATCTGGGCCCGATGAATCGAGACTCGCTTTTGCATACTGGAGCTCAATTACAAGCACTCCATCACTCCCATGTGGTTCAATTTCTGGACTGTGGAGTGGATGAGGAAGCGAACGTTTATTATGTTCAAGAGTATTTAGATGGCAAGCCACTCAACGAGTTGGTACCATCTGGGCAGGGTTTAAGCTTCGAAGAAGCTTGGCCGATCGTATCCAAGTTAGCCGATGCTCTTCAAGCGGTTCATTCTTTAGGTGTTTTGCACTTGGATTTGAAGCCTGCCAACATTCTCATGGTGAAGGGAGAACCAAAAATAATCGATTTTGGAGCCCTAAAATCCGAAGAAGGCTTTTTTCAAGGAACGCCAGGCTATGTGGCACCGGAGATCATTCGGGGAGAAATAGCAACGGTTCGTTCCGATATTTACAGCTTCGGGGCTCTACTCGCGTACATGTTGACGGGTCAGAAACTCTATTCAGGCGATTCACCAAGCCATATTTTGGCTCATCAACTCAATTATGAAGCAGCTTGTTTTTCGAACGAGCCGCTGGGAGTTGTTATCGCGCGTGCCACCAGGATGAATCCAAATCGACGCTACGCTTCGATTGAAGAAATGCAGAAACCGCTGGCTCTCTATGCGCATGAGCGAGGGCTTTCGCAAAAAGAGCGCAGTGAGAACCTTGTGCAATCGACTTTTGGGCGTTGTGTGATGGGTGCTTTAATATTGGCGACGATCGGGATTTATTATTTTCTTCTGAGTTCGATTTAG
- a CDS encoding tyrosine recombinase XerC: MKDRIEEFLRYLKHTKNVSPHTWIAYRNDLLQLAESLPEIDLPSLNHHHVRSFLAGLRRDHQTASVARKLSAVRSFLKWCVKQGYLLNSPADLLEYPKLPQSLPKSVSVEEAFALCDNPPAQTRDRAILELFYASGLRVSELVSLNVEDVDLASKIVRVMGKGRKERLVPFHERCRDSLGLVMAGLAGKTPLFMGQQGRRMNVRVVRRLLAGYGKSLGISGNVFPHRLRHAFATHLLENGADLRAIQEMLGHASISTTQRYTEVNLDYLMKVYDKSHPHAKLK; encoded by the coding sequence ATGAAAGATCGCATCGAAGAATTTCTACGGTATCTCAAACACACGAAAAATGTTTCTCCGCATACCTGGATCGCCTACCGGAACGACCTGCTGCAACTGGCCGAGAGCCTGCCTGAAATCGACCTTCCCAGCCTAAACCACCATCACGTTCGCAGCTTCTTGGCCGGACTTCGTCGAGATCATCAAACCGCTTCGGTGGCGCGAAAGCTGAGTGCGGTTCGCTCCTTTCTAAAATGGTGTGTGAAACAAGGATATTTGCTGAACTCCCCAGCGGATTTACTTGAATATCCCAAACTGCCTCAATCTTTGCCCAAGAGTGTGTCAGTAGAAGAGGCCTTTGCTTTATGCGACAACCCGCCCGCTCAAACGCGCGATCGAGCGATTCTGGAGCTGTTTTATGCAAGTGGACTGCGGGTATCGGAGCTGGTTTCTCTAAACGTGGAAGATGTTGATTTGGCTTCCAAAATAGTCCGTGTGATGGGAAAAGGTCGAAAAGAAAGACTGGTTCCTTTTCACGAGAGGTGTCGGGATTCTCTTGGGCTGGTCATGGCAGGTTTGGCTGGCAAGACGCCTTTGTTTATGGGTCAGCAAGGTAGACGGATGAACGTTCGAGTGGTTCGGCGACTCTTGGCGGGTTACGGAAAATCATTGGGTATTTCAGGAAATGTATTTCCGCACCGGTTACGCCATGCGTTTGCTACGCATTTATTGGAAAATGGAGCTGATTTAAGAGCCATTCAGGAAATGTTGGGGCATGCTTCGATTTCGACCACTCAGCGCTATACGGAAGTAAATCTCGATTATCTCATGAAAGTATACGACAAATCGCACCCGCATGCAAAATTAAAATGA
- a CDS encoding class I SAM-dependent RNA methyltransferase yields MNPSENHGIVDTVAFGGNGVVRESGKVVFVPFVLPGESVSYEIVRSKKSHAFARLREVLVPSFARVDPPCAYYERCGGCQLQHAAYSEQLRIKQRFVEDALQRIAQIECQVKPIIGTDRIWNYRNRMRWHYRGKEKGLIGVDGRTFVPIRSCAIDSGKASEVEQDVFIQAHPEQSSRLYADILERVNQLKLSRVLDLYCGIGILTQKLAQSGHAVTALELNSKAIEIAKRQDRQSLVRWICADVQEVLEDCLRESKPEVVLVNPPRTGLTQEVVRLLAQHRPKYLFYTSCMPPTLARDLKDLLDAGYRIDSCQPYDLFPQTTHVETVVQLSANTLPSHSKQNAKIDEEHG; encoded by the coding sequence GTGAACCCTTCAGAAAATCATGGAATTGTCGACACCGTTGCCTTCGGGGGTAATGGTGTGGTTCGAGAGTCCGGTAAAGTCGTCTTTGTTCCCTTTGTGTTGCCAGGCGAGTCTGTTTCTTACGAAATCGTTCGTTCAAAAAAATCTCACGCTTTCGCTCGATTACGCGAAGTATTGGTGCCGAGTTTTGCTCGGGTTGACCCTCCGTGCGCGTATTACGAGCGCTGCGGAGGCTGCCAATTGCAGCATGCTGCTTATTCGGAGCAGTTGCGAATCAAGCAGCGCTTTGTGGAAGACGCGCTTCAGCGAATCGCTCAGATCGAGTGCCAAGTCAAGCCTATTATTGGAACCGATCGAATCTGGAATTATCGAAACCGAATGCGCTGGCATTATCGAGGCAAAGAAAAAGGCCTGATTGGAGTGGATGGTAGGACTTTTGTTCCGATTCGTTCCTGCGCGATTGATTCTGGAAAAGCTTCTGAAGTCGAACAGGATGTTTTTATCCAGGCGCACCCGGAGCAAAGCAGTCGACTCTATGCGGATATTTTGGAGCGAGTGAATCAGCTTAAGCTTTCTCGAGTGCTTGATTTGTATTGTGGGATCGGAATTTTAACCCAAAAATTGGCGCAATCTGGGCATGCAGTGACTGCCCTCGAACTCAACTCCAAAGCGATTGAAATCGCCAAACGCCAAGATAGGCAATCGTTGGTTCGTTGGATCTGTGCGGATGTTCAGGAGGTCTTAGAGGACTGTTTAAGGGAATCGAAACCCGAAGTTGTGTTGGTGAATCCGCCGCGGACCGGGTTGACGCAAGAGGTCGTTCGCTTATTGGCGCAGCACCGCCCCAAATACCTGTTCTATACTTCCTGCATGCCTCCAACCTTGGCTCGAGACTTGAAAGATTTACTGGATGCGGGTTATCGGATTGATTCTTGCCAGCCTTATGATCTTTTCCCTCAAACGACTCATGTGGAAACAGTGGTTCAGCTAAGTGCGAATACTTTGCCTTCACACAGCAAGCAAAATGCTAAGATCGACGAAGAACACGGATGA
- a CDS encoding N-acetylmuramoyl-L-alanine amidase yields MFAFLLTLAMVSQIESVTLHGSLIEVEANHSVQVQKTVRSKDKTHKKRLIFDLKPAKLGPQVPRTLISKQKQVAQLRIAQHNRDTVRIVSEVSGNPKLSLKVKVSRPASKAKRSLSLPQELSAPEPASSQPESTPFKALTIVIDPGHGGDDPGAIGRKGLREKDITLAVSKRLKLLLERDLPGTQVYLTRETDKTLSLPERTQFANSKKADLFLSVHVNASLNRSTQGVETYYLNTTHDRYALRLAARENAMTESETSNLEYILADLAMKSSVSDSVKLGNLVQNSLCTNLISRWNDTKNLGLKSALFYVLMGAKMPAILIETAFISNSTDEKRLKQDPYQHALAEGIVKGIQRFTEERVAQIEYAKRSS; encoded by the coding sequence ATGTTTGCATTTTTATTGACCTTGGCCATGGTGAGCCAAATTGAGAGCGTGACTCTGCATGGCTCTTTGATTGAGGTAGAAGCAAACCATTCCGTTCAGGTTCAAAAAACCGTGCGGAGCAAAGATAAGACCCATAAAAAGCGCCTCATATTCGATCTAAAACCAGCCAAGCTCGGCCCGCAAGTCCCGCGCACCCTGATTTCGAAACAAAAACAAGTTGCTCAACTTCGAATCGCTCAACACAACCGAGATACCGTTCGAATTGTCAGCGAAGTCAGCGGAAATCCCAAACTAAGCCTCAAAGTCAAAGTTTCTCGGCCTGCCTCTAAGGCCAAGCGATCTTTGAGTCTTCCCCAAGAACTATCCGCTCCTGAACCTGCTTCTAGTCAACCGGAAAGCACCCCGTTCAAAGCCTTAACGATTGTAATCGATCCCGGTCACGGAGGCGATGATCCAGGAGCCATTGGGCGAAAGGGCCTGCGTGAAAAGGACATTACCTTGGCGGTTTCCAAACGACTTAAGCTCTTATTAGAACGCGATTTACCAGGAACTCAAGTGTACCTCACTCGCGAAACCGACAAAACGCTGAGCCTTCCCGAGCGAACGCAGTTTGCGAACAGCAAAAAAGCCGATCTATTCTTGTCGGTCCATGTCAATGCTTCTCTGAATCGAAGCACGCAAGGAGTCGAAACCTACTATCTGAATACCACACACGATCGCTATGCTTTGCGTTTGGCAGCCCGCGAAAACGCCATGACCGAATCCGAAACATCCAATCTGGAATACATCTTGGCCGACTTAGCCATGAAGTCGAGTGTGAGCGATAGCGTCAAGCTTGGAAATCTGGTGCAGAATAGCCTGTGCACCAACTTAATCAGCCGTTGGAACGACACCAAAAACTTGGGCCTCAAATCAGCCCTTTTCTACGTTCTCATGGGAGCTAAAATGCCTGCTATTTTGATAGAAACGGCATTCATATCCAATAGCACAGACGAAAAAAGGCTGAAGCAAGACCCTTACCAACACGCGTTGGCGGAAGGAATCGTCAAAGGCATTCAACGTTTCACCGAAGAAAGAGTCGCACAGATTGAGTATGCAAAACGATCCTCGTAG
- the murI gene encoding glutamate racemase → MQNDPRSIGVFDSGLGGLTVLSAIRRKFPNESLFYLGDTARLPYGTKSPETVLKYALACAKALMKQAELKLLVIACNTATAHAFSALQDELEIPVVGVIESGVSETLSHVHLDSIAILATAGTIRSKAYERELKKQNFEGRIYPLACPLFVSLAEEGLTEGPIAQAISKHYLRQLPYLPDAVILGCTHYPLLLPTLKASLPHKTIWIDSGHATAHHLKFSPCLHQRGEARYFVTDAPERFQKVASQFLGQSIPIPDLISVD, encoded by the coding sequence ATGCAAAACGATCCTCGTAGCATTGGTGTTTTTGATTCGGGCCTGGGCGGACTAACTGTTTTAAGCGCCATTCGAAGAAAATTTCCGAACGAATCGCTGTTTTATTTGGGCGATACAGCCAGGCTGCCCTATGGAACCAAAAGTCCTGAGACTGTCCTCAAATATGCCTTGGCCTGCGCGAAGGCTTTGATGAAACAGGCTGAGCTGAAGCTTTTGGTCATCGCCTGCAATACAGCGACTGCCCACGCCTTCTCGGCTCTTCAAGACGAATTAGAAATCCCGGTCGTCGGAGTCATCGAATCGGGAGTTTCTGAAACGCTTTCGCACGTGCATCTTGATTCGATCGCCATCTTGGCCACCGCTGGAACCATTCGTTCAAAAGCTTACGAACGTGAACTCAAGAAGCAAAATTTCGAAGGCAGAATCTACCCATTGGCTTGTCCCCTTTTTGTATCGCTGGCAGAAGAAGGCTTAACCGAGGGACCCATTGCTCAGGCCATCTCCAAACACTATCTGCGCCAGCTGCCGTACCTCCCCGATGCCGTCATTTTAGGTTGCACCCACTACCCTTTACTCTTACCCACGCTCAAGGCGTCCTTGCCCCACAAGACGATCTGGATCGACAGCGGTCACGCAACAGCCCATCATCTGAAGTTTAGCCCTTGTCTCCATCAAAGGGGCGAGGCTCGTTATTTCGTGACCGATGCGCCTGAGCGTTTTCAGAAAGTCGCTTCTCAATTTTTAGGACAATCGATCCCAATTCCGGATTTGATTTCGGTCGATTAA
- a CDS encoding AI-2E family transporter codes for MDCFKKNRTTVLLAGIWASIVLVLWALSEVLLPFLVAVLLAYVLDPLVSRIRLPRWSAVFIIYSVLGIGIYLFSTLFIPELYQEFLRLAKTTNETLHSLRETDLHQLAAQIDYYLRYYQIPINDINLLEVLHQTLTDLSEFIRAQSSNIVIELQQLIRGILHFVFNCTLVLMITAFILVDTGRIRRFVDRLVQPEHHATLSAFLARVDVGLSGVVRGQLIICLVNALLTLAGLLLLKVKFSLILATLAGIFSLVPIFGSIISTIPIALVAFLTSPLAAVLAVGWIALIHLLEANLLNPKIMGSSAQIHPVLIVLALVSGEHFYGIVGALLAVPITSILITLFQYLLVKAHAE; via the coding sequence ATGGATTGCTTTAAGAAAAATCGAACGACCGTCCTACTTGCCGGAATTTGGGCGTCTATTGTTTTGGTGCTATGGGCTCTCAGCGAGGTCTTGCTTCCCTTTCTTGTGGCAGTCTTACTCGCTTACGTGTTGGATCCGCTCGTGAGTCGAATCCGACTACCGCGCTGGAGTGCCGTGTTCATTATTTATTCGGTGCTTGGAATCGGAATTTATCTGTTTTCAACGCTGTTTATACCGGAGCTCTACCAAGAATTTTTGAGACTTGCCAAAACGACCAACGAGACCCTTCACTCGCTGCGAGAAACCGACCTCCATCAACTGGCCGCTCAGATCGATTATTATTTAAGATACTACCAGATCCCGATCAACGACATCAACTTATTGGAAGTACTTCACCAAACGCTGACCGATTTATCCGAATTCATTCGCGCACAATCCAGCAACATCGTCATTGAACTTCAACAACTGATTCGAGGCATCCTGCACTTTGTATTTAACTGCACACTTGTGCTGATGATTACAGCCTTTATTCTCGTGGATACCGGACGAATTCGACGTTTTGTGGATCGTCTCGTTCAGCCAGAACATCACGCGACACTGAGTGCATTTTTAGCGCGAGTGGATGTTGGATTATCCGGGGTCGTACGAGGTCAGCTCATTATTTGCCTCGTCAACGCCCTGCTCACCTTGGCAGGTTTACTGCTGCTAAAAGTCAAATTCTCGCTCATTCTAGCAACATTGGCTGGCATTTTTTCTTTGGTTCCGATTTTTGGAAGCATTATCAGCACCATCCCGATCGCCTTGGTTGCTTTTTTAACCTCTCCTTTGGCCGCGGTGCTTGCGGTAGGATGGATCGCTTTGATCCATCTTTTGGAAGCCAATCTTTTGAATCCTAAAATTATGGGCAGTTCCGCTCAAATTCACCCTGTTCTCATTGTCTTAGCTCTGGTCTCCGGCGAACATTTCTATGGAATCGTAGGGGCTTTATTGGCCGTCCCGATCACCAGCATCTTGATTACGCTATTTCAATACCTGCTCGTGAAAGCGCATGCCGAATGA
- a CDS encoding Fic family protein: MFFEFDDFDVRERFYTVEERVQKLKHLLKKKPSEYADKFQDLCTRAYVFHDSALDGQVLSHEDIQQAFTAQFRPMVFRSRVMQEIQNHQKLFHAFCHSKGNTRSENQVYQSNTIEYEEVIRMHHELYEKVGRKNLGQFRKIIPLHGTYFHDLLAPTQIKSRLRALCSQTKDSEFRAQHPINQAAMFHFEFMQIFPFSEGSGKIGRIFMNGFLKQGGYDSVIIHSSERQRYYEALRDGKESLREFILDNMESGLDSQFKLVESVQ, encoded by the coding sequence ATGTTTTTCGAATTTGATGATTTCGACGTTCGCGAACGATTTTACACGGTTGAGGAGAGAGTCCAAAAACTGAAGCATTTGCTGAAAAAAAAGCCTTCTGAGTATGCCGATAAATTTCAAGATCTGTGTACAAGAGCTTACGTTTTTCACGATTCTGCTCTCGATGGGCAGGTGTTGAGCCATGAAGATATTCAGCAAGCATTCACCGCTCAATTTCGCCCGATGGTGTTTCGGAGTCGAGTGATGCAGGAGATCCAAAATCATCAAAAACTTTTTCATGCATTCTGTCACTCTAAGGGCAACACGCGATCTGAGAACCAGGTGTATCAATCGAATACGATTGAGTATGAAGAGGTCATACGCATGCATCATGAGCTGTACGAGAAAGTAGGTCGGAAGAATCTGGGCCAATTTCGAAAAATCATTCCCCTTCATGGAACCTATTTTCACGATCTTCTTGCGCCGACTCAGATCAAGTCCAGGCTTCGTGCGTTGTGCTCTCAAACAAAAGACTCTGAATTTAGGGCTCAGCATCCGATTAATCAGGCAGCGATGTTCCACTTTGAATTCATGCAAATATTTCCGTTTTCGGAAGGTTCCGGAAAAATTGGTCGAATTTTTATGAATGGCTTTTTGAAGCAAGGTGGATACGATTCGGTGATTATTCACAGCAGCGAGAGACAGCGCTACTATGAAGCACTGCGAGACGGAAAAGAGTCTCTTCGTGAATTTATTCTAGACAACATGGAATCGGGATTGGATTCTCAGTTTAAGCTTGTAGAATCGGTCCAATAG